Proteins co-encoded in one Gossypium arboreum isolate Shixiya-1 chromosome 11, ASM2569848v2, whole genome shotgun sequence genomic window:
- the LOC108471171 gene encoding NAC domain-containing protein 86-like, with the protein MRNKKGYHIIHPIPNEERFSSYYCYYLFWVAVGYYLWKKILTITGYRFHPTDFELLHYYLLNKNLGRDSLVQAIAELEDICGLEPWQLPGHSNIHSGDHVWYFFYRPSFKYQNGSRINRTTNEGYWKPTGKPRVIMARDQDIEIGKKRTLVFHKGRVNDNTKMKTGWIMHEYELTATLPNQATFVLCKLKRKFGKAEVSCIEEGQPSHYLPPNLGNYIANNANQAEAARCLTANSDPNEMLTQLEALNDHEELEHQSIEWWNSYVGGGFPKHDGSGDFGTHGAENAIPNHHLLTETTMGQEVLQDQSGTNEQDISNLGDLGPGDERSNQHKLVMDDDGCNMPSNSENDTAEDSVKMDLSTFAGPSTDEEVFAGLEALPEAQGNRIGQMIDDWILDEGIRNAFDNQCSREEQNATAITGGCNLSFAPDALNIPRKRSRTDYCYEGFGFDTNQ; encoded by the exons ATGAGGAACAAAAAGGGTTACCATATCATTCACCCAATTCCTAATGAAGAACGATTTAGCAGTTACTATTGCTATTACCTCTTCTGGGTTGCGGTTGGTTACTATCTCTGGAAAAAAATTCTCACCATAACGGGCTACAGGTTCCACCCGACAGATTTCGAGCTCCTCCATTACTATCTACTAAACAAAAATCTCGGCCGTGATTCTCTGGTCCAAGCTATCGCTGAATTGGAAGATATTTGTGGATTAGAGCCTTGGCAATTACCTG GACATTCGAATATACACTCTGGCGATCACGTTTGGTATTTCTTTTACCGGCCAAGTTTCAAGTACCAGAACGGTTCAAGGATCAACAGGACAACCAACGAAGGTTACTGGAAACCGACGGGCAAACCTCGTGTGATAATGGCTAGGGACCAGGATATCGAGATCGGCAAGAAAAGGACGTTGGTTTTTCACAAGGGACGCGTTAATGACAATACCAAAATGAAGACCGGTTGGATCATGCATGAATATGAGCTCACTGCTACTCTTCCTAACCAG GCAACTTTTGTTCTCTGTAAATTGAAGAGGAAGTTCGGGAAGGCTGAGGTTTCGTGCATTGAAGAAGGTCAACCAAGTCACTATTTGCCTCCTAACTTGGGAAATTATATTGCAAATAATGCAAATCAGGCGGAAGCTGCTAGATGCCTTACG GCCAACTCAGACCCTAATGAGATGTTAACACAGCTGGAAGCTCTTAATGATCATGAGGAGCTAGAACATCAATCTATAGAGTGGTGGAATTCATATGTTGGTGGTGGTTTTCCTAAGCACGATGGCTCTGGCGATTTCGGAACCCATGGCGCGGAAAATGCAATTCCAAAT CATCACTTACTTACTGAGACAACAATGGGGCAAGAGGTACTTCAAGATCAATCAGGCACTAATGAACAAGACATCAGCAACTTAGGGGACTTAGGGCCTGGTGATGAAAGAAGCAATCAACATAAGTTAGTCATGGACGATGATGGATGTAACATGCCATCTAATTCCGAAAATGATACGGCTGAAGATTCAGTTAAAATG GATTTATCAACTTTTGCTGGACCATCAACGGATGAAGAGGTCTTTGCAGGTTTAGAAGCACTTCCAGAA GCCCAAGGAAACAGGATTGGGCAAATGATTGATGATTGGATTTTAGATGAAGGAATACGCAATGCTTTTGACAATCAATGTAGTAGAGAAGAGCAAAATGCAACAGCTATAACAGGTGGCTGTAATTTGTCTTTTGCACCTGATGCCCTAAATATACCTAGGAAAAGGTCACGTACTGATTATTGTTATGAAGGATTTGGCTTCGACACGAATCAATAA
- the LOC108471073 gene encoding uncharacterized calcium-binding protein At1g02270 isoform X2, translating to MVLAGFYNDPEFANVDSSENESILPFKGTILRTKSGKISSPVEEPCVSCTTFNILAPIYKRLDQQNQSVRESDFRAFWLARNERIVDWLLYESSSIICLQEFWVGNEELVHMFEERLSAAGYKTFKLARTNNRGDGLLTAIHQDYFKVLNYRELLFNDCGDRVAQLLHVKSVVPFSINKNNFVEQEILIVNTHLLFPHDSSLSIARLHQVYQILLYLETYQQENKLTQMPVILCGDWNGSKRGHVYKFLRSQGFVSSYDIAHECSDGEADADKWVSHRNHRGNICGVDFIWLRNPNKSRKPLKISWAEAAFGIIKFQLQKASLAENDAFAFLRADNSVDHITYSAFCDALRQRIWNSTWSDHMDEDCSSDDSNEGNEEETVGFTVKNAALFPREVEKGIWPENYSLSDHARLTAVFSPVRLRCPRRSP from the exons ATG GTGTTGGCAGGATTTTATAATGACCCTGAATTTGCTAATGTGGATTCAAGTGAAAATGAATCTATTCTTCCTTTTAAAGGAACGATTTTGAGGACTAAGTCTGGTAAAATTTCTTCACCAGTGGAGGAGCCTTGCGTTTCATGTACCACATTCAACATTCTGGCTCCTATCTACAAGCGATTGGATCAGCAG AATCAGAGCGTACGAGAGAGTGATTTTAGAGCATTTTGGTTAGCTAGAAACGAGAGGATTGTAGATTGGTTGCTTTATGAAAGTTCTTCAATTATATGTCTCCAG GAATTTTGGGTTGGAAACGAAGAATTGGTGCATATGTTTGAAGAGAGGCTTAGTGCTGCAGGCTATAAGACCTTCAAACTTGCAAGGACcaacaaccgaggagatg GTTTATTGACTGCTATACACCAGGACTACTTCAAGGTTTTAAATTATAGAGAATTGCTCTTCAATGACTGTGGAGACCGAGTTGCTCAATTGTTACATGTTAAATCAGTTGTCCCTTTTTCAATAAATAAGAATAACTTTGTTGAGCAAGAAATCCTTATTGTGAACACCCACCTATTATTTCCTCATGATTCCAGTTTATCCATTGCAAGACTGCACCAG GTTTATCAAATACTACTATATCTGGAAACGTATCAGCAAGAAAACAAACTCACCCAGATGCCTGTCATACTCTGCGG tGACTGGAATGGAAGCAAGCGTGGGCATGTCTACAAGTTCCTTAGGTCCCAGGGATTTGTATCATCTTATGATATTGCTCATGAATGTTCAGACGGTGAGGCAGATGCTGACAAG TGGGTTAGTCATCGGAATCATAGAGGAAACATATGTGGTGTCGATTTTATATGGCTTCGTAATCCTAATAAGTCACGAAAACCATTGAAGATAAGTTGGGCAGAAGCAGCTTTTGGCATAATAAAG TTTCAACTTCAAAAGGCTTCTTTGGCTGAAAATGATGCATTTGCCTTTCTAAGGGCTGACAACAGTGTCGACCATATAACTTATTCAGCATTCTGTGATGCTCTTAGACAG AGAATCTGGAACTCAACGTGGTCAGATCATATGGACGAAGATTGCAGCTCGGATGACTCAAATGAAGGTAATGAGGAAGAGACTGTCGGTTTCACAGTAAAGAATGCAGCTCTTTTCCCCCGTGAAGTAGAGAAGGGGATATGGCCGGAAAACTACTCTCTTTCCGATCATGCCCGGCTAACCGCTGTGTTCTCACCGGTGAGATTGCGGTGTCCACGTCGGAGCCCGTAG
- the LOC108471073 gene encoding uncharacterized calcium-binding protein At1g02270 isoform X1, with protein MVLAGFYNDPEFANVDSSENESILPFKGTILRTKSGKISSPVEEPCVSCTTFNILAPIYKRLDQQNQSVRESDFRAFWLARNERIVDWLLYESSSIICLQEFWVGNEELVHMFEERLSAAGYKTFKLARTNNRGDGLLTAIHQDYFKVLNYRELLFNDCGDRVAQLLHVKSVVPFSINKNNFVEQEILIVNTHLLFPHDSSLSIARLHQVYQILLYLETYQQENKLTQMPVILCGDWNGSKRGHVYKFLRSQGFVSSYDIAHECSDGEADADKWVSHRNHRGNICGVDFIWLRNPNKSRKPLKISWAEAAFGIIKFQLQKASLAENDAFAFLRADNSVDHITYSAFCDALRQVNLTGLSYGLSFQDTKDLWVQADFDGNGVLDYEEFKRIWNSTWSDHMDEDCSSDDSNEGNEEETVGFTVKNAALFPREVEKGIWPENYSLSDHARLTAVFSPVRLRCPRRSP; from the exons ATG GTGTTGGCAGGATTTTATAATGACCCTGAATTTGCTAATGTGGATTCAAGTGAAAATGAATCTATTCTTCCTTTTAAAGGAACGATTTTGAGGACTAAGTCTGGTAAAATTTCTTCACCAGTGGAGGAGCCTTGCGTTTCATGTACCACATTCAACATTCTGGCTCCTATCTACAAGCGATTGGATCAGCAG AATCAGAGCGTACGAGAGAGTGATTTTAGAGCATTTTGGTTAGCTAGAAACGAGAGGATTGTAGATTGGTTGCTTTATGAAAGTTCTTCAATTATATGTCTCCAG GAATTTTGGGTTGGAAACGAAGAATTGGTGCATATGTTTGAAGAGAGGCTTAGTGCTGCAGGCTATAAGACCTTCAAACTTGCAAGGACcaacaaccgaggagatg GTTTATTGACTGCTATACACCAGGACTACTTCAAGGTTTTAAATTATAGAGAATTGCTCTTCAATGACTGTGGAGACCGAGTTGCTCAATTGTTACATGTTAAATCAGTTGTCCCTTTTTCAATAAATAAGAATAACTTTGTTGAGCAAGAAATCCTTATTGTGAACACCCACCTATTATTTCCTCATGATTCCAGTTTATCCATTGCAAGACTGCACCAG GTTTATCAAATACTACTATATCTGGAAACGTATCAGCAAGAAAACAAACTCACCCAGATGCCTGTCATACTCTGCGG tGACTGGAATGGAAGCAAGCGTGGGCATGTCTACAAGTTCCTTAGGTCCCAGGGATTTGTATCATCTTATGATATTGCTCATGAATGTTCAGACGGTGAGGCAGATGCTGACAAG TGGGTTAGTCATCGGAATCATAGAGGAAACATATGTGGTGTCGATTTTATATGGCTTCGTAATCCTAATAAGTCACGAAAACCATTGAAGATAAGTTGGGCAGAAGCAGCTTTTGGCATAATAAAG TTTCAACTTCAAAAGGCTTCTTTGGCTGAAAATGATGCATTTGCCTTTCTAAGGGCTGACAACAGTGTCGACCATATAACTTATTCAGCATTCTGTGATGCTCTTAGACAG GTAAATTTAACCGGTCTTTCTTATGGACTAAGTTTCCAAGACACGAAAGATCTTTGGGTCCAAGCAGACTTTGATGGAAATGGTGTTCTAGACTATGAAGAATTTAAG AGAATCTGGAACTCAACGTGGTCAGATCATATGGACGAAGATTGCAGCTCGGATGACTCAAATGAAGGTAATGAGGAAGAGACTGTCGGTTTCACAGTAAAGAATGCAGCTCTTTTCCCCCGTGAAGTAGAGAAGGGGATATGGCCGGAAAACTACTCTCTTTCCGATCATGCCCGGCTAACCGCTGTGTTCTCACCGGTGAGATTGCGGTGTCCACGTCGGAGCCCGTAG
- the LOC108472890 gene encoding uncharacterized protein LOC108472890: MPCFTAIQLNILTVLLFFCCWAPIARSLPDNSGSIRLPSGGFTNADENEGVSARFNKPSSCPVNCFRTEPVCGFDGVTYWCGRADALCAGTRVAKVGFCEVGSGGSASFPGQALLLVHIVWLLLLGFSVLCGLF; encoded by the coding sequence ATGCCGTGCTTCACGGCAATTCAGCTAAACATCCTAACCGTCCTCCTCTTCTTCTGTTGCTGGGCGCCGATCGCGCGATCCTTGCCGGATAATTCGGGATCTATCCGGTTACCTTCCGGCGGATTTACAAACGCCGATGAGAACGAAGGCGTCTCCGCTCGATTCAATAAGCCGTCATCCTGCCCGGTCAATTGCTTCCGAACGGAGCCCGTTTGCGGCTTTGATGGCGTCACCTACTGGTGCGGTCGCGCCGATGCATTATGTGCCGGTACTCGCGTGGCGAAAGTAGGATTTTGTGAGGTCGGGAGCGGAGGTAGCGCGTCGTTTCCTGGTCAGGCTCTGCTTTTGGTTCATATTGTTTGGCTCCTCTTGCTTGGCTTTTCTGTATTGTGTGGTCTTTTTTAA
- the LOC108473679 gene encoding uncharacterized protein C594.04c-like, translating to MGRSGNLKNAIVAFLVPLPSILFYLYFLDHFHSNSSSLSSLWSWCFHHPLLLANVFFFFNVNVLFWTIGHIQSSDWMIDLYWTVIPVLLIHYYATHPSAQFDGLRSKIVIVLTWVWSIRLTHNYFRREKWQWGAREDWRFADMRLQYGKHWWWISFFSVYFSQQIFLFGICLPLYVVHSVDEPMNIWDLVAAGVCLCGIVIAYFADTQLHNFVTRNTKLKELGKPMVPNLDRGLWQYSRHPNYFGEQLWWWGLVVFAWNLGHGWTFVGSLINSMCLAYVTVLVEQRMLKQEYRAEAYRLYQKTTSVWVPWFRSSAIAVKDKDT from the exons ATGGGCAGAAGTGGTAACTTGAAAAATGCTATAGTAGCATTTCTTGTTCCTCTCCCTTCAATTCTCTTCTATCTTTATTTCCTTGACCATTTCCACAGTAATAGCAGTTCTCTTTCTTCTCTTTGGTCGTGGTGCTTCCATCACCCTCTCCTATTAGCCAATGTCTTCTTTTTCTTCAATGTCAACGTCCTCTTCTGGACCATCGGTCACATCCAATCCAGCGACTGG ATGATTGATTTGTATTGGACTGTGATACCGGTGTTGCTAATTCATTACTATGCAACCCACCCTTCGGCGCAATTTGATGGGTTGAGATCAAAGATCGTGATAGTTTTGACCTGGGTTTGGAGTATTAGGCTGACCCATAACTATTTCAGGCGAGAAAAATGGCAGTGGGGTGCCAGAGAAGACTGGAGGTTCGCTGATATGCGCCTACAGTATGGCAAGCATTGGTGGTGGATTTCCTTCTTCTCTGTTTACTTTTCTCAACAG ATATTTCTGTTTGGGATATGTCTTCCACTGTATGTGGTGCACTCGGTTGATGAGCCCATGAATATCTGGGATTTGGTTGCTGCTGGAGTTTGTTTGTGTGGCATTGTCATAGCATACTTTGCAGATACGCAACTGCAtaattttgtgactagaaataccaAGCTAAAAGAGCTCGGAAAACCCATGGTTCCCAACCTTGACCGGGGCTTATGGCAGTACTCCCGTCATCCAAACTACTTTGGAGAGCAGTTATGGTGGTGGGGGCTGGTTGTATTTGCATGGAACTTGGGTCATGGATGGACCTTTGTTGGGTCTTTGATCAACAGTATGTGCTTAGCTTATGTTACTGTGCTCGTGGAGCAACGGATGTTGAAGCAAGAGTATAGAGCTGAAGCATACAGGTTATACCAAAAGACAACCTCAGTGTGGGTACCTTGGTTCAGATCTTCTGCTATAGCAGTGAAGGATAAGGATACTTGA